DNA sequence from the Desulfuromonas thiophila genome:
TTTGGTGGTTCCGGTGCCTCCGATGACAATGCCGCGCTGACCACGGCGGATATCATCACCGATTTCACCAGTGGTCATGACAGCATCCAGTTCGACGGCCTGGCGGCTGGAACCAGCACCAACGTTGTCAAGCTGGCTGGGGTGGCAGACTTCGCTACTGCGCTGGCCGCGGCGGACCTCAGCTTTGATGGTACGGTGCAGTACTTCCTCACCTCCTATACGTCGGCAGATACTGAGACAGGCGTTCTTGGCGATCTGACCAACACCGGCGATACCATCGGCCTGCTGTTCTTCGATGCCAACCTGGATGAAGAGGTGGATGGTGTTGTGGTGCTGCTGGGTGTTGATTCCACCAGCTTCGCCTACGCCGACATCGTCGCCGCCTGATATCAACCCCTGACCCGCTGAGCCGGAACCTGCCGGCTCAGCGGCCGGAACACTAACAGCCCGCTGGAAGCCCTGCTTCCGGCGGGCTGTTTTTTTACCCGCTCATTGCGGTTTGCCTTTTGCAGGAGCGGCATACCTTTGTGGCAGCGGCTTGCAGCCGCGATAGGTTTTGTTGTTGTGGGAGCACCTTGCAGCCGCGATCATCCTTGCACCGCCCATCGTGAAAGGTTGTGGGAGCGGTTTGTAACCGCGATATTCCTTGCACTGTCCATCGCGGCTGCAAGCCGCTCCCACAGGGCCAAGCAATCAGCCAAGGCGCAAGCTGTAGGAGCGGTTTGTAACCGCGATATTTCTTGCACTGTCCATCGCGGCTGCAAGCCGCTCCCACAGGGCCAAGCAATCAGCTAAGGCGCAAGCTGTAGGAGCGGTTTGTAACCGCGATATTCCTTGCACTGTCCATCGCGACCGGGGCAGAGCCTCCCCCCCGACTAGGGGGGATTGAGGGGGCTGGTTTTAAGCGTTTTGAAACTGCGATATTCCTTGCACCTGCTTCCCTGTCCCCTTATTCTTAAAAACATTTTTTATCTGACAGCACATCAGGGGAGAACCGGAAAATCTCATGCTGAAGACCTTTGCGTTAACCAAATCCTTCGTTGCCCGCCTGGGCGGGGTGCCCTATAGCTTTGTCGCGCCGTCCGATCTGCAGCGGGTTTCGGTCTACGAACTTTATGTCGATACGCCACAGGGCCAGCAGCGCATTGCCCGCAGTGCCAAAGGGCTGGGGGCCGAATGTCATCTGATTGATCCAGCGAAAAATACCGCCTGGAATCTGCCTGTGTGCCTCAATGGCCAGCGCGAACATTCAACCCTGCTGCCGCGTGATGAAGCGTTGCTGGCCCGTCTGCGGCAGCGTTGCCGACCGGGTCAGCCGCTGCGACTGGCTTTGCTCAACGCCTTTGGTACCGGCTTGGGTGATAATCTGGTGGGTATGCAGGCCTTTCGCCTGATTCTGCCGCTGCTGCAGGCGGTGCACCCGCTGCTTGAAATTGATGTGATTCGCTCCTGGTCCGGCGCCAAGCCCGAGTATGTATTGCAGGGCGAGCCCTGGATCGGGCGCTTTCGCACCACGCCCTTGCGATTGGACGAATGGCTGAACTACGATGCCTGTTACGATTTTTCCGGCCTGGTATCACTGCCCGGCTTCAAGGAGGTGCCCTGGCCCGATTTCCATCTGCTCAATCTGGGGGTCGCGCCGGAGAGGATTGCGCCTGAACTGAAACGGGCCGCTTATGCGGTGCGCTATTCGCCCGACTTTGCCCGTGGCGCTGAGTTTGTCGCGGCTGAGCCCGCCGCTAAACAACGGCGAGTGCTCCTTCATGCCACGGCTTCCACCCCTTTGCGTACCATCGCGCCAGCCGCCCTGGCTGCTTTGCTGACATTTCTGGCGCAACAGCCGGTGCAACTGATAACCGACGATGCCGCTGTCATGACAGCAGCAGCGGCGGCATCCTGCCCTTGCCGCCTGCTGCGCGATAAAAGCCTCGATGAACTGTGCGGCGCGCTGTCGGCGGTTGATCTGGTGATCACCTGCAATTCCTTTTTGTTGCATGCGGCCAACCTGACAGCCCGGCCGGTAATCGCCTTCTTCATTGGTCTGGGGCGTTATGAACAGCAGATGCTGCCCTGGCAGGACAACATCCTGGCCATTGAGGTTGACCCTGAACAGCGTTATGCCGACCGTTTCAAGATGTCGGCGGCCGAATTGCAGAAAAACGAGGAAAAGGAGTATTTCGCTGCCTGCTGGCAGGCGGCCGTTGCGCTGGCGGAACAGAAAATCACCCGCTGGCTGGGGGAGAAACAAAATGAATCCGAGTGATTGGCCGCGCTGTCCGCTGGTTCCTGTTGCCTGGGGCGAGCTGTTCGATAAACTCAGCATTCTGGCCATCAAGGCCGAGCGCATAGCCGATAGCACCAAACGCAGGAACATTCTGGCCGAGTACCAGGCCCTGCAGCAGATAGCCGGCGATCTGGCACGCTTTCCCGCGCCGCTGATGGCCTGCTATGACCGGCTCAAGACGGTAAATGCCCAGCTGTGGGATATCGAAGATGGTAAACGCAGCTGTGAGGCGCGGCAATGCTTCGACGCGCGTTTTATCGAACTGGCCCGCAGCGTTTACCGACTTAACGATGAGCGGGCCGCCATCAAACGTGAAATCAACTGTCTGCTCGACAGCGCCTTGTTCGAGGAAAAAAGCCATCCCGTCTATTGAGTTGCCACCAGCCCAGCGCAACCTGCTGGAGGAGCGGTGTGGCAGCGGCTTGCAACCGCGATCATCCTTGCACCGGTCATCGCGAAAGGTTGTGGGAGCGGTTTTCAGCCGCGATATTCCTTGCATCTGCTATCGCGGCTGCAAGCCGCTGCCACCGGGGTAGGGCCATCGGCACCGCAAGTTTTTTGCAGCAGCGCATTGCGACCGCGATTCTCCCTTGCGGGTTTTTGTGCTTTGTTCTGTTGCCTGGCTGGCGGGTTCTGTGTAAAATCTGTAATCGTTGGTTTTTGCCTGCCGTAAATTCACATCATGGGGTAGCCCACAGGGGCTGGCGCCGGATTGCTTTTATCTGAAGCACAGGGGAGAGTTGTTCATGTCGTTGACCACATCGCAGATTTCGCAGCTGTACGTTGCTCTGTTCAACCGGGCCTCCGAAGGGGAAGGCAATGCGTTCTGGCAGGCGGTTTCTGCCGACCGGGCCGAGATTGCCGATGCCATGTTGGCCACGGAGGCGGCGAAAGCCTATTTCGGCGGCAGCCTCGACAGCAATCAGGCGTTTATCGAGCACATCTATCAGAACACGCTGAACAAAAC
Encoded proteins:
- a CDS encoding DUF6165 family protein, whose amino-acid sequence is MNPSDWPRCPLVPVAWGELFDKLSILAIKAERIADSTKRRNILAEYQALQQIAGDLARFPAPLMACYDRLKTVNAQLWDIEDGKRSCEARQCFDARFIELARSVYRLNDERAAIKREINCLLDSALFEEKSHPVY